A single Capillibacterium thermochitinicola DNA region contains:
- a CDS encoding NifB/NifX family molybdenum-iron cluster-binding protein has translation MIKIAVASDNGMVTEHFGHCEGFIIFDTENNKIVKSETIANPGHKPGFLPNFLADRGVNVIISGGMGGGAVDIFNERNIEVIVGARGDAKAAVEAYLQGSLKSTGSVCHEHEHHDECGE, from the coding sequence ATGATTAAAATTGCTGTAGCAAGTGATAACGGAATGGTGACTGAGCACTTTGGACATTGCGAAGGGTTTATAATTTTTGACACCGAAAACAACAAAATTGTTAAAAGTGAAACCATCGCTAACCCCGGGCATAAACCTGGATTCTTGCCTAATTTTCTTGCCGATCGTGGAGTAAACGTCATCATCAGTGGTGGTATGGGAGGAGGTGCAGTTGACATTTTTAATGAAAGGAACATTGAGGTTATTGTTGGGGCAAGAGGTGATGCCAAAGCAGCAGTAGAAGCATACCTGCAGGGTTCTCTTAAATCTACTGGTTCTGTTTGCCATGAACATGAGCACCACGATGAATGTGGAGAATGA